The Dehalobacter sp. genome window below encodes:
- a CDS encoding PEGA domain-containing protein has product MKLNITRQFLVAIIGIFLLAVVLTAGKLFFQVNVIKFHIPNHLYNQDTIFSCRDYLEKIGAIVTLDEKAQEITIQTGLDSYYLEIKTDSVQGIPIYVDNVYIGKTPVKKRLSAGKYVVVAKNSGHVSTIRYLTLKPEIASVKQIILPVDQKNYEEFLDEIILFGYKPIRVMDYYNHAPITKKTIVLRHDVDVSAEDALAMAKIEHLRGVKSTYYFRWCTADPEVLKEVRALGHEVGLHYETLADYSLQYHLKSAQDITSDVKQELRRRLKTEIVHFRQQYGEIYTIASHGAKENIRLGVTNYQAIMAGENPYDYNIIGTAYGPITQRFTYMSDSGGIWEPFPYPKLESNAGPFYILIHPIHWASGLSR; this is encoded by the coding sequence ATGAAATTAAACATTACACGACAGTTCCTGGTAGCCATCATTGGCATATTTTTGCTGGCAGTTGTCCTAACCGCTGGAAAATTATTTTTTCAAGTCAATGTCATTAAATTCCATATCCCGAATCACTTATACAATCAGGACACTATTTTTTCTTGCCGTGATTATTTAGAAAAGATAGGAGCTATTGTTACCTTGGATGAAAAAGCCCAAGAAATTACAATTCAAACAGGCTTGGATAGCTATTATCTTGAAATCAAGACTGATTCTGTGCAGGGAATCCCAATCTATGTCGATAACGTGTATATTGGCAAAACACCGGTTAAAAAAAGGCTTTCAGCAGGAAAATATGTGGTTGTGGCGAAAAATTCCGGACATGTGAGCACAATACGCTATTTAACACTTAAACCAGAAATTGCTTCGGTTAAACAGATCATATTGCCGGTGGATCAAAAAAACTATGAAGAATTTCTAGATGAAATTATCTTGTTTGGCTACAAACCTATAAGGGTTATGGATTACTATAACCATGCTCCAATTACCAAGAAGACTATTGTTTTAAGGCATGATGTGGATGTATCCGCTGAGGATGCCTTAGCTATGGCAAAAATTGAACATCTCAGAGGAGTCAAAAGTACCTATTATTTTCGTTGGTGCACCGCTGATCCTGAGGTCCTCAAAGAAGTAAGGGCGCTGGGACATGAAGTTGGACTGCATTACGAGACTTTGGCAGATTATTCTCTGCAATATCATCTCAAATCTGCGCAGGATATTACATCAGATGTCAAACAAGAATTGCGAAGACGGTTAAAGACAGAGATTGTCCATTTCCGACAACAGTATGGAGAAATATATACCATTGCTTCCCATGGTGCAAAAGAGAATATAAGGCTTGGTGTTACGAATTATCAGGCAATTATGGCCGGAGAAAATCCGTATGACTATAATATTATCGGCACTGCCTATGGACCCATAACGCAACGCTTCACGTATATGAGCGATTCAGGCGGTATTTGGGAGCCGTTTCCTTACCCGAAACTTGAAAGTAACGCCGGCCCATTTTATATCTTGATTCATCCCATCCACTGGGCTTCCGGTTTAAGTCGATAA
- a CDS encoding alpha/beta fold hydrolase, translating into MNAKDDEKKKCLIIHGFGGGVHEVKPLAEYLTALGYDVICPILKGHSTTRHEMEKATYMDWIDSAERELLRLKEIGDEILLIGFSMGGLIAFNLACKHDIKAIVTINTPIFYWNIYQVFRNIADDIKNKKPNHIKRYLQAKKISPFLAMIQFLLLLHQTKPKLKKINCPILIIQAEDDDTVRRKSVDYINKHVSSDRKKIRYFPKGGHLILLSPTAEQVMLCVEDFLQM; encoded by the coding sequence ATGAACGCTAAAGATGATGAGAAAAAGAAATGTCTAATCATTCATGGGTTTGGTGGCGGGGTACACGAAGTGAAGCCTTTGGCCGAATATTTGACTGCTCTTGGTTATGATGTTATTTGTCCTATATTAAAAGGCCATTCAACAACCAGACATGAAATGGAAAAAGCAACTTACATGGACTGGATAGATTCTGCTGAACGTGAACTTTTAAGATTAAAAGAAATTGGGGATGAAATTCTGCTGATAGGGTTCTCCATGGGAGGGCTGATTGCATTTAATCTTGCTTGTAAACATGATATTAAGGCCATTGTGACAATCAATACTCCTATCTTTTATTGGAATATATACCAAGTGTTTCGTAATATTGCGGATGACATCAAGAACAAGAAGCCTAATCATATCAAGAGATATTTACAAGCAAAAAAGATCTCACCATTTTTAGCTATGATTCAATTCTTGTTATTATTGCACCAAACAAAGCCAAAATTAAAGAAAATAAACTGTCCTATCCTAATTATTCAGGCTGAAGATGATGATACTGTAAGAAGAAAGAGTGTGGATTATATCAATAAACATGTGTCTTCGGACAGAAAAAAGATTCGTTATTTCCCCAAAGGTGGTCATTTGATCCTTCTAAGTCCGACGGCGGAACAGGTGATGCTATGTGTTGAAGATTTTTTACAAATGTGA
- the aguB gene encoding N-carbamoylputrescine amidase: MRNVKVAATQMRCTSNVEENIAGAETLVREAAARGAQIILLQELFETPYFCQKEKSDFYVYAAELENNLAVRHFQKIARELEIVLPISFYEKKNYARYNTIAVIDADGEILGKYRKSHIPDGPGYEEKFYFNPGDTGFKVWQTRYAKIGVGICWDQWYPEAARCMTLMGAEILLYPTAIGSEPLDQTIDSKDHWQACMLGHAAANLIPVVASNRIGVEEEDDSRITFYGSSFIAGPLGNKVAEAGRTEETVLVAEFDLDQLEVQRLEWGIFRDRRPDLYGIITSYDGERVD; encoded by the coding sequence ATGAGAAACGTCAAAGTGGCAGCAACCCAGATGCGCTGCACCAGTAACGTTGAAGAAAATATTGCCGGGGCGGAGACACTGGTCAGGGAGGCAGCAGCCCGGGGAGCGCAGATCATCTTGTTGCAGGAGCTGTTCGAAACCCCGTATTTCTGTCAGAAAGAAAAATCAGATTTTTACGTTTATGCTGCTGAGCTAGAAAACAATCTAGCAGTCAGACATTTCCAGAAAATTGCCAGAGAGCTGGAAATCGTCCTGCCGATCAGTTTCTATGAGAAGAAAAACTACGCGCGCTATAATACGATTGCCGTGATCGATGCCGATGGTGAGATCCTCGGCAAATACAGAAAGAGTCATATCCCCGACGGACCGGGCTATGAGGAGAAATTTTATTTCAACCCCGGTGACACAGGGTTTAAAGTCTGGCAGACGCGCTACGCCAAGATTGGGGTCGGCATCTGCTGGGATCAATGGTACCCGGAAGCTGCCCGCTGCATGACCCTGATGGGGGCGGAGATCCTGTTATATCCGACAGCCATCGGTTCAGAACCGCTGGATCAGACGATTGATTCCAAAGACCACTGGCAGGCCTGCATGCTTGGCCATGCTGCCGCGAACCTGATCCCCGTGGTCGCATCCAACCGGATCGGCGTCGAGGAAGAGGATGATTCCAGGATTACCTTTTACGGTTCCTCTTTTATTGCCGGACCGCTTGGCAACAAGGTTGCGGAAGCAGGGCGTACGGAAGAAACTGTACTGGTGGCCGAGTTCGACCTTGATCAGCTTGAGGTTCAGCGCCTGGAGTGGGGGATATTCCGCGACCGCCGGCCTGATTTATACGGAATCATTACTTCCTATGACGGCGAACGCGTAGACTGA
- a CDS encoding heavy metal-binding domain-containing protein: MILTTTPSVEGRRITEYYGVITGEAIMGANIVRDIFASITDVIGGRSGTYEGKLQEARNIALREMEDRAFQMGANAVVGIDLDYEVIGANGSMLMVSASGTAVRVE; this comes from the coding sequence ATGATTTTAACGACGACACCGTCCGTAGAAGGACGCAGGATCACCGAATACTATGGGGTGATTACCGGAGAAGCCATTATGGGGGCTAATATTGTCCGCGATATTTTTGCGAGTATCACCGATGTGATCGGCGGCCGTTCCGGGACGTATGAAGGGAAACTGCAGGAAGCCCGCAATATTGCGTTGAGAGAAATGGAAGACCGGGCGTTCCAGATGGGCGCCAACGCCGTAGTCGGCATCGACCTGGATTATGAAGTTATCGGAGCCAACGGCAGTATGCTGATGGTCAGCGCTTCCGGAACCGCCGTAAGAGTGGAATAG
- a CDS encoding ATP-binding protein: MWEKFFNRHIYYLASVIFIVLGFVYFVACLDRPYIGVDLKNVNSHWLVVTCDSIGEAYQSGIELGDEILKIDGKDPSKNLIVQKWNLLEDATTIEFLSPGQITSKVITIHKQIDLFTALSEIPLIVLGFTFWLLGFLTWYKRPFLKQARTLFWMLWLFALAIILTRASGRCLLLAKELEFVTFSLAPVYLIRFFSVFPADQSRKINKYGQLFTIIIFTVITILTIMQFSGLVQLGRLIRNLSLSNMLIGIFISIWNLSQIIKFPKERPEKNEASITLLGMIIGFLPNVLFVAVPLFFTLNIRVYTELSFLFVAAIPISLYYVITNKYLPDSRRLYEIIITNSLAGIIISFLTYFILYKIKFIQSMNFELYLAVFILSILFIICFYLIRTAISKIFNNMSQSKFSVKQRTIQLEENATLLLAKDQLFKDLIQNLGIDGAFIIVENEQTGCFEKSFGRFKNNCKEQSKLEEYFRQNQKLDLEAEFLPEEFPAEIFVPFSSHNSRCGIFFGHRYSHVKFDKSELPFLTLLAGQLAYQVLMQLVVVDLTKEINYLNKTFSNSHRRNRELQHITNSLIRMIERGKGSLAKEILDGPVQSALDISRWLKLLEKENLDDDTSQQAISRMRDLINDLNYDLNQTIHHLRPSVLADLGLVPAIQSLSQDIMLKEPSFILLETEGIGLDDRFAEDIEITAYRFIQKGIFNSLRYSGSKKQTVRIELSGEKLELTVKDNGQGFDPDQLEKGLLGGAHYGLAIMKERIESLGGQMLIDSGFERGTILQATIPVY, encoded by the coding sequence TTGTGGGAGAAATTTTTTAATCGGCATATCTATTATTTGGCAAGTGTGATTTTCATTGTGCTAGGATTTGTTTACTTTGTTGCTTGTCTGGATCGGCCATATATAGGTGTTGATCTAAAAAACGTAAACAGCCACTGGCTGGTGGTAACATGCGATTCTATTGGCGAAGCATATCAATCCGGGATAGAGTTGGGGGATGAAATCCTCAAAATTGACGGTAAAGATCCTAGTAAAAACCTCATTGTTCAAAAATGGAACCTACTAGAAGATGCTACAACAATCGAATTCCTCAGTCCGGGACAAATAACTTCCAAAGTAATTACTATACATAAACAAATTGATTTGTTTACAGCATTGAGTGAAATCCCGTTAATCGTATTAGGGTTTACGTTTTGGCTATTGGGTTTTTTAACTTGGTACAAGCGACCTTTTTTAAAACAAGCTCGTACTTTATTTTGGATGCTTTGGTTATTTGCCTTAGCAATTATTTTAACTCGGGCTTCAGGCCGTTGTTTGCTTTTGGCCAAAGAATTGGAGTTTGTCACGTTTTCATTAGCACCTGTTTATCTTATTCGTTTTTTTTCGGTTTTTCCTGCTGATCAATCAAGAAAGATCAATAAATATGGCCAATTATTTACAATAATTATTTTTACAGTCATAACAATTTTGACAATTATGCAATTTTCAGGTCTTGTCCAATTAGGAAGGTTAATAAGAAATTTGTCATTATCGAATATGCTTATAGGCATTTTTATTTCGATATGGAACTTAAGTCAGATAATAAAGTTCCCAAAAGAACGGCCGGAAAAGAATGAAGCTAGTATTACTTTGTTAGGAATGATTATTGGTTTTTTACCTAACGTATTATTTGTTGCTGTTCCCTTATTTTTCACTTTAAATATAAGGGTATATACCGAATTAAGTTTTCTATTTGTCGCCGCTATTCCTATTTCACTCTATTATGTTATTACAAATAAATATTTACCGGATAGTCGAAGGTTGTATGAAATCATTATTACAAATTCTTTAGCCGGGATAATCATTAGTTTCCTCACGTATTTTATCCTATACAAAATCAAATTTATTCAATCCATGAACTTCGAGCTTTATTTAGCTGTATTTATTTTATCAATATTATTTATTATTTGTTTTTATTTAATACGAACAGCAATAAGTAAAATATTTAATAATATGAGTCAAAGCAAATTTAGTGTTAAACAAAGAACCATTCAACTAGAAGAAAATGCTACATTACTGTTAGCAAAAGATCAACTCTTCAAAGATCTGATTCAAAATTTAGGGATTGACGGGGCTTTTATTATTGTAGAAAACGAACAGACAGGCTGTTTTGAAAAGTCATTTGGCCGGTTTAAGAATAATTGTAAAGAACAGTCAAAGTTAGAAGAGTATTTTCGTCAAAATCAAAAGCTGGATCTTGAAGCAGAGTTTCTTCCAGAGGAGTTTCCGGCCGAAATTTTTGTACCGTTTAGTTCTCATAATTCTCGCTGCGGAATCTTTTTTGGACACCGCTATTCACATGTCAAATTTGATAAGTCCGAATTGCCTTTTCTGACGTTACTTGCCGGTCAGTTAGCTTATCAGGTACTGATGCAGCTCGTTGTTGTTGATCTGACTAAAGAAATTAATTACCTGAACAAAACGTTCTCGAACTCTCATAGAAGAAACCGGGAACTTCAGCATATTACCAATTCCTTAATCCGAATGATTGAACGAGGTAAAGGAAGCCTGGCCAAAGAAATATTGGATGGCCCGGTACAGAGCGCCCTGGATATCAGCCGCTGGCTTAAACTACTGGAAAAGGAAAATCTGGACGATGATACGTCCCAACAGGCAATTTCGCGGATGAGGGATCTGATTAATGATCTAAATTATGATCTGAATCAAACAATTCACCATTTGCGTCCGTCGGTTTTAGCGGATTTGGGTTTAGTTCCTGCCATACAGTCGCTATCCCAGGATATTATGCTGAAGGAACCAAGTTTCATTCTACTGGAAACAGAAGGAATCGGGTTGGATGACCGTTTTGCGGAAGATATTGAAATCACCGCTTACCGCTTTATACAAAAAGGAATATTCAATTCCCTGCGTTATTCGGGTTCGAAGAAGCAGACAGTCCGTATTGAATTAAGCGGAGAAAAATTGGAATTAACGGTGAAGGATAATGGACAAGGTTTCGACCCCGATCAACTTGAAAAAGGATTATTAGGCGGGGCACATTACGGCTTGGCAATCATGAAAGAACGCATTGAGAGCCTGGGGGGGCAGATGCTGATTGATTCCGGCTTTGAGCGTGGAACAATACTTCAAGCAACAATACCGGTATATTAA
- a CDS encoding polyprenyl synthetase family protein yields the protein MNFQLDQNIFAEIDRIMEATKLSAEMCQMIQNSLNADSSTGELFKWAYLATMSCECTGGKPETALPGAIAMEFFALAADIFDDIQDQDHDDLPWRKISEAKAISLANCLLMLSDEAISEIQDDRIYREISKTIHRAGVIASDGQFREFLYADCDQISLEQYFEIVKRKSGSLTSCACEIGAILGGASDSIKELLAEFGQNFGIMNQIRNDLNDFLDFQKKHDFTNNIKTLPYVYLLHTVKEVGQFHLRKKGKGYRSQQLLDNEKELLKRTSDEEGVSQYCTVMFEIYRHIADEILERLPVPEKQKEKMKKLVGEIF from the coding sequence ATGAATTTTCAGCTTGATCAAAACATCTTTGCAGAAATTGATAGGATTATGGAAGCAACAAAACTTAGTGCTGAAATGTGTCAAATGATTCAAAATTCGTTGAATGCAGACAGTAGTACGGGTGAATTATTTAAATGGGCCTATTTAGCCACTATGAGTTGCGAGTGTACAGGAGGAAAGCCAGAAACTGCGCTGCCGGGAGCAATTGCGATGGAGTTTTTTGCCTTGGCAGCGGATATTTTTGACGATATTCAAGATCAGGATCATGATGACCTGCCCTGGCGAAAAATTTCGGAAGCGAAAGCCATAAGCCTGGCAAATTGTCTTTTAATGTTAAGCGATGAGGCAATTAGCGAAATTCAGGATGACAGGATTTATAGAGAAATCAGTAAGACTATACACCGCGCTGGGGTAATTGCCAGTGATGGTCAGTTTAGGGAGTTCCTTTATGCTGATTGTGATCAGATTTCTCTTGAGCAATACTTTGAAATAGTTAAGCGAAAGTCAGGAAGTTTAACTTCCTGTGCGTGTGAAATAGGAGCGATCCTGGGAGGGGCTTCGGATTCTATTAAAGAGTTGTTAGCAGAGTTTGGCCAAAACTTTGGGATCATGAACCAAATCCGCAACGATTTAAATGACTTTCTGGATTTTCAGAAAAAACATGATTTTACAAATAATATAAAGACCTTACCCTATGTTTACCTTTTACACACAGTAAAAGAAGTGGGTCAGTTCCATCTGCGAAAAAAGGGAAAAGGCTACCGGTCGCAACAATTATTGGATAATGAAAAAGAATTGCTGAAAAGAACTTCTGACGAAGAAGGGGTTAGTCAATATTGTACCGTCATGTTTGAAATTTATCGCCATATTGCTGATGAAATCCTTGAAAGGCTTCCCGTTCCAGAAAAACAAAAGGAGAAGATGAAAAAACTTGTGGGAGAAATTTTTTAA
- a CDS encoding response regulator transcription factor yields the protein MNVKVLIVDSHGPFTENTIVLFSMEPQIEIVGILKNGGECLDFVHQSPPDVVLLDIHLNDGNGISLIEQIQRIVPTIKIILMTECNQEGYVIAAKSKGAQGVILKDTYIREMVQVILRVMDGGSYFYQSPLAFPKKQIDIDDMHFPVKPVEILEKILTPEEKEIMRLLTKRLSNKEIASILGVSVRVLSERINIILLKFGVNTKLEAVLTWPFVET from the coding sequence ATGAACGTTAAAGTTTTAATCGTCGACAGTCACGGGCCGTTTACGGAAAATACCATAGTTCTTTTTTCCATGGAGCCGCAAATCGAAATCGTGGGAATTTTGAAAAACGGGGGAGAATGCCTTGATTTTGTCCATCAATCTCCGCCTGATGTTGTATTGCTGGATATCCATCTGAATGATGGCAACGGAATCTCTTTAATCGAACAAATCCAACGAATTGTGCCCACGATAAAAATCATTTTGATGACTGAATGTAATCAGGAAGGGTATGTCATTGCAGCGAAGAGTAAAGGGGCTCAGGGGGTAATCTTAAAGGATACGTATATCCGGGAAATGGTTCAAGTCATTCTAAGGGTCATGGACGGCGGTTCTTACTTTTATCAAAGTCCTTTAGCTTTTCCCAAAAAACAAATAGACATCGATGATATGCACTTTCCAGTTAAGCCTGTGGAAATTCTGGAAAAAATACTAACGCCTGAAGAAAAAGAAATCATGAGATTATTGACCAAGAGGTTGTCCAACAAGGAGATAGCTTCCATTTTAGGCGTGTCGGTTCGTGTTCTTAGTGAGCGAATCAATATCATCCTTCTGAAATTTGGCGTGAATACCAAGTTAGAGGCTGTTTTAACTTGGCCTTTTGTCGAGACTTAA
- a CDS encoding cell wall-binding repeat-containing protein, with protein sequence MKKYAKRYLFVLLTLILCLGSFVPEALASTISTHRIFGDTRYTTAANIAKEGWSGGSQWAIIACGSNFPDALASTPLATKYNAPILLTEKDSLTEVTKSTLTTLGIKNVYIVGGTSVVSTTVETQLKSMGISVTRLFGSDRYNTSVEIAQRIGNTSGKLVVAPGGDYPNALSVSSYAGKKQIPIILADKSTISDSLKQYLANNSIQQTYVIGNTTEISDSIVNALPNPTRIQSSDRYATNLAVLEAFESDYVFSNTFLATGNNFADALAGSAYAAKLGAPIILTGKTPDSRINTYFTAISTSVAQLNILGGEAAIATTLVNGYLGIETTGTLTAKEIFTKVSPSVVYIETYDSSGNALGSGSGFIVDSSGKVATNYHVIEGSYSAKVKTAAGTSYDVQKVLSYNETTDLAILKISGAGLTAVSLGDSSLIETGDNIYAIGNPFGLENTLSNGLISTKSRDINGTAYIQISAPISSGSSGGALVDEQGKVIGITAAVYYGGQNLNFAVPINLLRPMLSENINKTLPEILPAIYSVFSNMASYIQNAYGTNVIAGQTIKYDIVVTAYQGNTDTSHDGSAFIVFTVTSETDAAESDVLDNHYSSYLVWLEAMLNDLQARYGTNAFSGGMYYGDKFYIIFDNWDGSVQYWY encoded by the coding sequence GTGAAAAAATACGCAAAACGATATCTTTTTGTACTGTTGACTTTAATCTTATGTCTGGGTTCATTTGTCCCTGAGGCTTTAGCATCTACGATTTCGACCCACCGTATTTTCGGGGATACACGATATACCACTGCCGCTAATATTGCCAAAGAAGGTTGGTCCGGCGGCTCACAGTGGGCGATTATCGCCTGCGGAAGCAATTTTCCTGATGCTTTGGCGTCAACCCCTCTGGCAACAAAATATAATGCTCCGATCTTATTGACGGAAAAAGATAGTCTAACGGAGGTTACGAAGTCCACGCTGACTACACTCGGCATAAAGAATGTCTATATTGTCGGTGGAACAAGTGTCGTTTCTACGACAGTTGAAACACAGCTGAAGTCTATGGGAATCTCAGTTACCCGATTGTTCGGAAGCGACAGATACAATACTTCAGTTGAGATTGCTCAGCGTATCGGAAATACTTCCGGGAAGCTTGTCGTTGCTCCCGGGGGTGATTATCCAAATGCGCTTTCGGTTTCATCCTACGCCGGTAAAAAACAAATTCCCATTATCCTGGCCGATAAAAGTACGATCAGCGATAGTCTGAAACAATATTTAGCAAACAACAGTATTCAACAAACCTATGTGATAGGCAATACGACAGAGATCAGTGATTCAATCGTTAACGCGCTTCCAAACCCGACACGCATTCAAAGCTCCGACCGCTATGCAACCAATCTGGCGGTATTGGAAGCCTTCGAATCCGATTACGTTTTCAGCAATACCTTTTTAGCAACCGGGAATAATTTTGCCGATGCGCTTGCTGGATCAGCTTATGCGGCCAAGCTGGGGGCTCCGATCATCCTGACCGGAAAGACGCCGGACAGCCGTATTAATACGTATTTTACGGCAATCAGTACGAGCGTTGCCCAACTCAATATTTTGGGTGGGGAAGCCGCTATAGCAACCACTCTGGTCAATGGTTATCTGGGGATTGAAACAACGGGAACACTGACTGCCAAAGAGATCTTCACCAAGGTAAGCCCTTCCGTCGTCTATATCGAGACCTATGACAGCAGCGGGAATGCCCTGGGGTCCGGCAGCGGGTTTATCGTGGATTCCAGCGGCAAAGTCGCGACGAACTACCATGTGATTGAAGGCTCGTACAGTGCTAAAGTAAAGACTGCTGCAGGGACATCCTATGATGTCCAAAAGGTCTTAAGCTATAACGAAACAACCGATCTGGCAATACTTAAAATAAGCGGGGCAGGACTGACTGCAGTTTCCCTTGGTGATTCCAGCCTGATTGAAACGGGGGACAATATTTATGCAATCGGCAACCCGTTTGGATTAGAAAATACCTTATCTAACGGTTTAATCAGCACAAAATCCAGAGATATTAATGGAACGGCCTATATTCAGATTTCTGCCCCGATCAGTTCCGGCTCAAGCGGTGGTGCGCTGGTGGATGAGCAGGGAAAAGTCATTGGTATCACAGCGGCCGTATATTATGGGGGCCAGAACTTAAACTTTGCAGTTCCGATTAACCTGTTAAGACCAATGCTCTCGGAGAATATTAATAAAACACTGCCGGAAATTCTCCCGGCCATTTACAGTGTCTTTTCCAATATGGCTTCTTATATTCAGAATGCCTACGGCACAAATGTAATTGCAGGTCAAACGATCAAATATGATATTGTCGTGACTGCCTACCAGGGTAATACCGATACTTCCCATGACGGAAGCGCATTTATCGTATTTACGGTTACTTCTGAGACAGATGCTGCCGAATCAGACGTACTGGATAATCATTACAGTTCTTATCTTGTATGGCTGGAGGCTATGTTGAATGATCTCCAAGCAAGATACGGTACGAATGCGTTTAGCGGTGGAATGTACTACGGAGATAAATTTTATATTATATTCGATAATTGGGACGGGTCTGTTCAATACTGGTATTAA
- a CDS encoding diguanylate cyclase produces MTADSIIAGSISITLVLLISYGFLYFSEKKHYFLAWSLSIVMMMVTYLSRIALLETGSQSPVLLIINYASSIAGYWLVFKGTQLFFKKSYPVFWDISAGFLILTFICITVQGLPTTALFLLSIACIIALLSKAAITCLKAKTPQGPIRIMLGYTYIFWALAILFYPLCKLLKVIALPIGYLVAGVVGLLAYLNMQALYFQSIREELESKEANIRKLVIHDKLTGAYCRAYFENTLENFLDKALMPATLAMGDFNGLKLINDTFGHEKGDELLADGVRIMQETIGTENVIIRWGGDEFIIIMPGVPLDQAGVLLNSVKSNLKISRSQTVPIDISFGLTLYEDREQPLAKMISQAEEKMYSNKLNESKKTRLSIIEFLEKLLWEKDYQTEAHVMRLKSLVSKFGSQIGLSAREIVELVQVAMLHDIGKIGVPGEILKKQGDLTPEEWSIMKKHSEIGYRITQSSRELAHVSEAVLGHHEWWNGKGYPQGLKEDEIPLFSRIVSIVDSYDVITHERPYKRAMDPYSALVEINKCAGKQFDPYLVTVFNKIMQESLVVNDR; encoded by the coding sequence GTGACAGCGGATTCGATCATCGCTGGGAGTATTTCGATTACCTTGGTCTTGTTGATATCTTACGGCTTTTTATATTTCTCCGAAAAAAAGCACTATTTCCTGGCATGGAGCCTTTCTATTGTAATGATGATGGTTACCTACCTTTCCAGAATTGCATTGCTGGAAACCGGCAGCCAGTCCCCGGTGCTTCTAATTATCAACTATGCCTCTTCAATCGCAGGCTACTGGTTGGTGTTCAAGGGTACGCAGCTATTTTTTAAGAAAAGCTATCCGGTGTTCTGGGATATCAGCGCAGGCTTTTTGATCCTTACTTTTATATGTATTACGGTCCAGGGACTCCCGACAACCGCTCTTTTCCTTCTGTCCATTGCCTGCATTATCGCACTATTATCCAAAGCAGCTATTACATGCTTAAAAGCAAAAACACCGCAAGGCCCGATCAGAATAATGCTTGGCTATACCTATATTTTTTGGGCCTTAGCGATTTTATTCTACCCGCTGTGCAAATTACTGAAGGTCATTGCATTACCTATCGGCTATTTAGTTGCCGGTGTCGTTGGTCTGCTTGCTTATCTCAATATGCAGGCCCTGTACTTCCAAAGCATCCGGGAAGAGCTCGAAAGCAAAGAAGCTAATATCAGGAAACTTGTCATTCATGACAAATTAACCGGTGCCTACTGCCGTGCTTATTTTGAGAATACGTTGGAAAATTTCTTAGATAAAGCCCTCATGCCTGCAACATTGGCCATGGGGGATTTTAATGGTCTGAAACTGATCAACGACACCTTTGGTCATGAAAAAGGGGACGAATTGCTTGCTGACGGAGTCAGAATCATGCAAGAGACGATTGGCACTGAGAATGTGATTATCCGATGGGGCGGGGATGAGTTTATCATTATCATGCCTGGTGTACCGCTTGATCAGGCCGGCGTGCTTTTAAACAGTGTCAAGAGCAATTTGAAAATATCCCGCTCGCAAACGGTACCCATAGATATTTCATTTGGCCTGACGCTTTATGAGGACAGGGAACAGCCCCTGGCAAAAATGATCAGTCAGGCTGAGGAAAAAATGTATAGCAACAAACTGAATGAAAGCAAGAAAACCCGTCTCTCCATCATCGAGTTCCTGGAAAAACTGCTCTGGGAAAAAGATTATCAGACGGAAGCCCATGTCATGAGGCTGAAAAGTCTTGTCAGTAAATTTGGCAGTCAGATCGGCTTATCTGCAAGGGAAATCGTCGAACTGGTCCAGGTTGCGATGCTGCATGATATTGGCAAGATTGGCGTTCCGGGGGAAATCTTAAAAAAGCAAGGTGACTTGACCCCGGAAGAATGGAGCATCATGAAAAAACATTCTGAAATCGGCTATCGGATTACGCAGTCTTCCAGGGAATTAGCGCATGTCTCGGAAGCCGTTCTCGGTCATCATGAATGGTGGAATGGGAAAGGTTACCCGCAGGGGCTGAAAGAAGATGAAATTCCGCTGTTCTCGAGGATTGTATCGATTGTGGATTCCTACGATGTGATCACGCATGAAAGGCCTTATAAACGGGCCATGGATCCCTATAGTGCACTTGTTGAAATCAATAAGTGCGCCGGCAAACAATTCGATCCGTATTTGGTCACTGTTTTTAACAAGATTATGCAGGAATCCCTTGTTGTAAATGATCGGTAG